One Triticum dicoccoides isolate Atlit2015 ecotype Zavitan chromosome 3B, WEW_v2.0, whole genome shotgun sequence genomic window, GTAGGTAGGTACCTCGATTGCCATTGAGATGGCCCTGATCATTTCCGGAACGAACGCCGTGATCTCTTGCAGGCTCTTGGTGGGGAAGGAGAAGTGGTAGTCGTTGACCCCGAATTCGCCCACGAAGAAGAGGGATCTGCCGAAGAAGGCCTCGCACTCTGCAGCGGAAGAAAAATGTACGGCGCATGTTTCAGTTTCCTGTCACTCTGCAGGCAGCGCGGCTAGCTGAATAAACATTTGCGTCGATTGACTTGAGAAGTGCCAACCTTGGGTCGTGCGGCAGAGGGAAGGCTTGAGAGCCTCGAACCACTGCAGCTGGACGCCCAAGCTGGTGTTGAGAGGGAACTTGTTGCCGGGATCGGACCCGTCGTGGAAGAAAGCGGCGTCCAGAGCGGTGGCGCCCCCGACGGCGAAGTTGGCGCCTTGGCGGAAGCTCCCGTTGTGCGCCAGGGACGGCGAGACGAGCGGCAGGCCGAGGCGCTGAGCTGCAAGCGGACCAGTTGAGTTGAGCACCTCAAGCCTGTCTCGCCACAGATCAGGAGAGTTTGCTGAGGGAAGTGGGGAATGAGGTGGTACTCCGTACCGATGAAGTCGATGATGAGGCGGCCGTCGGAGTTGCGGCCGGTGGGGCGGCCGAAGAAGGTGGAGCCGTAGGGTGGGCGCGTGACAAGGTTGAAGACGGAGTTGGCGGCGAAGACGACGGGGTTGTTGCCGGTGTCGGCGTAGGAGTCGCCGAAGCTGAAGATGGAGTCGTAGCGCCTGGCGGAGAGGCCTGCGGGGGAGGAAGGGATCAGCGCCCATGCCCATCCCAGGTTCGCGACCAAGAGGAGCAGCAAAACGGCGCTCGGCAGCTTGCGCATCTTGGTGGCCATGGCCTGACGACACCTCGCAGCGGCCTAGGATTCAGCGGGGAGCAGCTCCCGCAGCTCTAGGCTGGCTCAAATTTATCACATCAAAATCAGAGCAAGCAAGCGTTGTTGTCCACAGGCTGGAGTATTATAAAGTAACCATCACCGATTACAACCATCGATTACAACCGAAAGCCGAACAAACACACACTACCATCGCACACAGCACACACCAAACACAAGATACAAAGGTGTCGAGCATCAACACATCACCCCGCCGACCAACAAGCAAGCTAACATGATCGCTTGGAGCCGACCGAGACCTCCAGCATGAGCAACCACAATAGAGAGGCGAGCCAGACAACAGCGAAGCCAGGACTCCAAAGTGGTGCCTCCAAGAAGGATACGGCCATGGGTAGCCGCCACCGGCAGATCTCGAAGATCAGGTTTTCACCTGGAGCAAGATGACAGGAGTAGAACGCTACGATGGAGCCTTCAGGAATGATAGGGCGTCAACGGCCGACGTCACCGTTGGCCAGTCAAAGGACTGGGCAAGTGGTGTATCCCGGCGTTCACACCCCGTCGTCGCACCCTAACTTCGTCAAGCACCCGCAACCACGCCACCCGCGTGGCCATGGTTGCCGCCCCGCACCTGAGACGCGCGCTCCGCTCCCAAAAGTCGCGCCTCCACCGCCAGAGCCGCTGCCCTACAACCAGACAACCCCGAGGCCACACAAAGGCCCCAGCTTTGGCCCAACCGACAGCCCCCGACCAATGGAGCCACCAGCAAACACTCTGCCCCGGAGATCGGTGGACCTGCGCCAACCCGCCTGCGGTGAAAAAAGGGGGAGAAGAAGGAGTGGACGCATCCGGACCAGCACATCCTTGTGCCGGCGACAGGTGACGCTACCGCATCGAGGCCACCCAACCCTCCTATCGAGCTCCCCGCCACACACGaggaaagggggagaaggaggagcgGATGCCTCCGGACCGGCACACCCCTCTGTCGGCAACACGTGACGCGACCACATTGAGGCCACCCGTCCCTCCCATCGAGCACACCCTCGTGTCGCCCCACCATGGCAGccgacatgaaggaaatatgccctagaggcaataataaagttattatttatttccttaattcatgataaatgtttattattcatgctagaatcgtattaaccggaaacttagtacatgtgtgaatacatagacaaaacatatagtccctagtatgcctctacttgactagctcgttaatcaaagatggttatgtttcctaacaatagacatgtgttgtcatttgatgaacgggatcacatcattaggagaatgatgtgatggacatgacacatccgttagcttagcattatgatcgtgttagtttcattgctactgctttcttcacgacttatacaagttcctcagactatgagattatgcaactcccgaataccggaggaacactttgtctgctaccaaatatcacaatgtaaatgggtgattataaatgtgctctacaggtgtctccggaggtgtttgttgggttggcatagatcgagattaggatttgtcactccgtgtttcggagaggtatctctcggccctctcggtaatactcatcactataagccttgcaagcaatgtgactaatgagttagttgcgggatgaagtattacggaacgagtaagagacttgccggtaacgagattgaactaggtattgagataccgacgatcgaatctcgggcaagtaacataccgatgacaaagggaacaacgtatgttgttatgcggtttgaccgataaagatcttcgtagaatatgtaggaaccaatatgagcatccaggtttcgctgttggttattgaccagagacgtgtctcggtcatgtctacatagttctcgaacccgtagggtccgcacgcttaacgttcgataacgattggtattatgagtttatgtgatatgatgtaccgaagattgttcggggtcccggatgtgatcaccgacatgacgaggagtcttgaaatgctcgagacataaagattgacatattggacgactctattcggacaccggaagtgtttcggagaggtttcggataaaaccggagtgctggagggttaccagaaccccccggggaactaatgggccttgatgggccctagtggagagagaaagGGGCCGgcaagggcaggccgcgcgccccctccccctgagtccgaataggacaaggaagggggggtgagggagtcccggattagggggtcctcggacagccggactatatacttgtgtcggactattggactatgaagatacaagattaaagacttcgtcccgtgtccgggtgggactctcctttgtgtggaaggcaagcttggcaattcggatatgcagACTTCCTTCtgtgtaaccgaatctgtgtaaccctagcccccttcagtgtctatataaaccagagggtttagtccgtaggacaacaacaattataatcataggctagcttctagggttcagcctctacgatctcgtggtagatcaactcttgtaatactcatatcatcaagatcaatcaagcaggaactagggtattacctccacagagagagcccgaacctgggtaaacattttgtcccccgcctcctgttaccattagccttagacgcatagttcgggaccccctacccgagatccgccggttttgacaccgacattggtgctttcattgagagttccactgtgtcgtcacgataaggcttgatggctccttcaatcatctacagcgatgtggtccagggcgaggttttcctccccggacagatcttcatattcggcggcttcgcactgcgggccaactcgcttggccatctggagcagatcgatagctacgccagtGGCCATCAGGTCacatttggaagcctgaactacactgccgacatctgcggagacttgatcttcggcggattcgagccCAGGACAGGTGCGCCCCACGGTCACGATGAGCGTGTCTTAGATCTGCCATCTGATGGTGTTCGGAAGATCACACGTGCAGCTGCCCCGGCTTTAAATCCAGaacagatcatgccatccgaggacgggtgtatgaaccccgccatggaggccgaatACTCAGTGGCCATAGAGCCAAACACAGATCTCACCTCCAATGAGGTCGGTGtcttcggaccctcggactcgtctccgaccatgggctctgaaccgcgtgcatccgtgcccatcggatctgactgggcaccgatcatggagtttagctccgcggatatcttaaagcactcgcccttgggtgacgtgctaaactcattaaaatctctctccctgtcaggagactcttggtcgaactgtgtctggcttgagtgggaagcggacgacgaagaaattcgttacccacccaccacccacttaatagccactgtcgacgacttaaccgacatgctcgatttcgattccgaagacatcgacggtatggacgacgatgtcggagaagaacaggaactaccgcccacagggcgctggacagccacctcatcatatgatatatatatatatatggtggacacacccaaagaaagcaatggcgatgaggcagccAAGGATAACcctcttgagaagcaatctaagcgccagcgtcaggggtgccgctctaagccctgccatagcaaaatagcgataccggcacaagagacaatagcactccggatgatgccgaagacgaaaacaatcccgcccagccaagcatcgagcaagccggacgggaggatgggcaagctagccctgatgaacaggcaatggatgtagactcggaggatgacaattacttgcccctctccaaagacgaggtgagcctcggcaacgaagaatttatcgtgcctaaggATCTCATCGAGCaggagcgccggcttatagccactacaaagagcctaaagaaaaaacagcagcagcttcaagctgatcaagatctactaactgatagatggactgaggtcctggcaaccgaggaatacggactcgagctaccaaccaaaagttacccgaggctcaggttgttacctcaatttgaggaggaccactagagcctacactaccaccgcaggatgcggctgaccggccacctcatggccaagacaaagcggcgtatatgcccgaacaccagcccgcaccttgtcgccaaacaaataaaaacacgaaggcccagggctacacgcatgacctgcaagatgaattggaaaacaaagcaggacagtcaagatcgatctatggatcacgggggcgcgccctaacgcgtgacgatgaccgccacgccggatatactaaatacaaatccggccgggccaaatacaacagaccagacttatttgaactgcgtcgtgatgtagcccggcataggggcgccgcacaccccctatgcttcactgacaaagtaatggaacacgaattcccagaagggttcaagcccgtgaacatcgagccatatgatgggacaacagaccccgcggtatggatagaagatttccttctccacattcacatggcccgcggtgatgatctacatgccatcaaatacctcccactaaagctcaagggaccggctcggcattggctgaatagcctgccggcaaactccataggtagttgggagaacctggaagacgcattccttgacaacttccagggcacttatgtgcgaccatcggatgctgatgacttgagtcacataacccaacagcctggagagtcagccaggaaattctggactcggttcctaactaaaaagaaccaaattgtcgactgtccggacgttgaagccctagcggcctttaagcacaacatctgtgacaagtggcttgcccgacacctcagccaaaaGAATCCAAAATCCATGGAAGCTcttacgacacttatgacccgcttttgcgcgggcgaggacagctggttggctcgcagcaacagcacatcaagaaatcctggcacttcagacaccagagacagcaacggcaagccccggcgcaacatacacaagcgtcgcaataatggtgATAACGCTGAAGACACGGCTGTTAATGCCGGATCCAGTGGCTCTAAGtcgagtcagcggaaaaagccattcaaaagaaacaacccaggcccgtccagtctggaccgcatactcaatcgctcatgtcaaattcacggcacccccgataaaccagccaaccacaccaacagaaaatgttgggtgtttaaacaggccggcaagttgaatgccgaaaacaagggaaaggggccgcatagtgatgacgacgaggagccctagccgccgaacataggaggacagaagaaatttcctccccaagtaaaaacggtaaatatgatatacgccacccacattcctaagcgggagcggaagcgtgcactaagggatgtctacgcgatggagcgagtagccccaaagttcaacccatggtcttcttgtccgatcacctttgatcgcagggaccatccgaccagtatccgtcatggcggttcggccgcactggtccttgaccctatcattgacggattccacctcacacgagtcatcatggacagtggcagcagcctgaacctgctctatcaggataaaatgcacaaaatgggcatcgatccctcaaggatcaaacccaccaatacCACCttgaaaggtgtcataccaggtgcagcggcctgttgcatgggctcaatcacactggaagtagtcttcagatctccggacaacttccgaagcgaggagttaatctttgatatcgtccccttccgcagtggctatcatgcattgctcggacgaaccgcattcgccagattcaacatggtgccgcattatgcctacctcaagctcaagatgctaggacctcgatgggttataacagtcaatggaaacacagagcagtcCCTCCGCACCGAGGAACACACTGTggccctcacagcagaagtacagagcaacctccttaggcagacctccaattcggcaataaagcccccggacaccgtcaagcgagtccgaagtaccctgcaacaggatcgtccggcacgtctagagctcgcctagcaattcggcctccatcctagtcccagtcaagcggtgaaatttgtgtcgcgcgtacataattacgcacttaaattaccatgggcataggcggaggcacaactacaatgcggtccacaatgcggctcaaccgccccaggacccaTATACCTTCACCCTTTTCTTTCTTTTAGGTCCCTATCTTCTCGAGGCTCTTCCGATAACCTAATTATCGGACCCATCGCGGGActgaaacaccaaggaggcaaggagctttgacgtacaagggaatccccaggtggtctctgttaacgatcactatacctattttacatacccacacgcagctcgatcttggttaggacatgtcaatagtcctatttttgcttatcgcactacttgtatacatacgccttgacataTCATTTAAataaacaatggaaaataatgtgcagcgtcagcttattactacatttctttttctcttttccttgactgtttattcattacaaattgcacatgtacattctggtacggtcagttcgccaggggcttcagtgtaccccataacacagcaagaaaagtccgaacactttcgatagtgcggcaccccgaacttatagcattatatgcatcagctccgaatcatgtcttgggtcaatagttgggttgcctggctcccatgttttgctgccttacgttccgctatatcggctaaggtggcacagggagaactactgtgattgtgtcccggttcttccggacgagcacctcagtggagaaagccgaaaactgactgtcatgatgcggcgagagatggtcgctgttcgagaggtttcaaatccttaaagattttcaccGCTTTCggcgaggaatcggtctttgtcaaatttgggcgtgtatagcgccccaaattaggccttgcgaataccaggggctacaccaaaatttaaaattatagaagttctatggctaagtgagggtgataaagctgtatagtccgattgccttgttcactgcgctaaacacctccttagagGACCAAAAAATTGgacaaagagtgtttagatttatcctaaacagccctgtactagttacatgggggcacaagccgacaactggccaactctcagattttataaacggccgcacataaggtaaaattttaaatcaacaagctttATATTGCACaaaagaacttgtttcatattacaggataaaatgagtacattcactcaaagattacatgcttagcacattgctccgccacaaggcgggagcccttcaggacactgtcataatacttttccggctggcggtgctccttgccctttggtggCCCCTCCGTCATCAACTTCTCGGCagacatcttcgcccagtgcacttttgcgcgggcgaaggccattcgcgcaccttcaatgcaaactgaccgctttatgacttcaagctgtgggcaggcactcacaagccgctttacgaggccgaagtagctgctgggcagaggctcggcaggccacaaccggactatgaggtccttcatggccagttcggccgccttgtgcagttcgaccagttgcttcagctggtcgctcaagggcatcagatgttcggtcccaatatactgagactagaacaacttctccgtcgagctcccttcttcggctcggtagaactctgcggcatcagatatgctgcgcagcagatctgcgaacgctcctggagagctccaaatttgggtaagtaaaaggaaagtctccttcacatgcttgctttgcataatgtatgccttacccgccgcaatcttcttggccgccttaaTCTCCTGGAGgaccttttgggcttcggctttggcgtaTCGCGTGCTCTGGAGAGCCTTAGCaaactcggactcttgagtcttagagtcacgctctagGGACTCGTATTTTTGGACGaattcctggagctcttgttggacctcgttgactcgggcctcttgcttctcgcgctcaacGTGTTCCTTGGCCTCTTTGTCATCGGCCTCGGtcaacgccttcttaagggccgccacttcggtcgtggcccctattaaagttcatgacgCTTCTATTAGCAGAAACCATTTTTCCTTTATAAATATACAAACGGGGTATTGTGtacctttgttttcctcgagctgcctcttcacgaggccaagctctcccgacctccgcagtacgagcggcagcggccagcagcgacgcctgcttattcacatagacatcttctattagactcctgcagaattatttgatcctctgttcggcctttctttccgaacaccaaacagagcatcaggggctactgtctatgttgtGATATTTTcctacaattttattacttacctcaaagcctgttaggaggatggcgcaggcttcggtcaatccgcttttggcggaccggaccttctcaagcaccgtactcataagagtacggtcttcttcatcaatggaagtgccgcgaagcgcttccagcaagttgtccgatgcctctggatggacagaggtcatcgataCAGGTGGCTCGCCCCCCTTAGAGAGAGGCTACCTGCCTAACTTTGGAAccgcttgggtttccggagccgtattcggttgggggccaaacttgctgcggcccccgtTATCAGAGTCCATGAGGGtcttccccccatgtgcccggcgattGGGATTTCGCCTGAGGgcgtctccagaactgtctccccctggtccggtatcctctgagataaCACGTCGGTGTCGTCTGCGggcctgggggaggaggctgtcgggagtgaatcgttgttcatcgccgacgggcCCAGGGACCCCTCCGAGGAGGATACCTCGATGTGGATTTGGTCGGACTGCATATGCATGTTCGGcataataagaagcaataaagcaaaacatactgGAAGTATTATagcatccggatacttacgacttagccaggggcttgtccctgggcagctaCTCCTCGCCGTTGTAGGTGGCcatggtggagtggtccggaaggaaggtctttcccttcttggacgccccggcctccccctgcggggcggcctttctcttcttccccccccccccgtttgggggggagggatttcctcttcctcctccttgtcttcattggaggagtgcgccttggtgtcttcggacgtcgtgtccgatacaaccttgcgctggagacctttcctggtccccacggccttcttcttcgtcttcttctccagtacctcatagggcgccggaaacaacatctttgtTAGAAGAGTCGATTCtagatcttcaggtagcggagccggacagtcaatccgctccgctatcgctacccagtcctgaTTAAATTGGCATGGAtgcttagattcctcccacgaatGTGCTAGtaaaaggcacatcttgcaaaatataaaaactcaCCGGATGGGCTTGGCGTTTCGCGCTGAGTCCAGGATCTTCGGTTATAGGTGGAGGGACCTCGTTGgctttgaagagcaccttccaaacgtcttcgtgcgtagtgccgaaaagctcttgcagcatctggtgtttggccgggtcaaactcccacagattgtaaGCCTCTCTTTAACACAGAAGGATCTAGTGGATGagaatgacctggaccacgttgacaagcttgatcttcttgcctatcatattttggacgcaggtttgaagtccggtcagctccactgaTGAGCCCCAGGCTAagtccttctctttccaggaggtgagtcgcgtggggactgtcggtgtcaaaaccggcggatctcgggtagggggtcccgaactgtgcgtctaaggctaatggtaacaggagactggagacacgatgttttactcaggttcgggccctctcgatggaggtaataccctacttcctgcttgattgatcttgatgatatgagtattacaagagttgatctaccacaagatcgtagaggctaaaccctagaagctagcctatggtatgattgttgttgtcctacggactaaaccctccagtttatatagacaccgaagggggctagggttacacagagtcggttacagagaaggagatctacatccgaatcgccaagcttgccttccacgcaaaggagagtcccatccggacacgggacgaagtcttcaatcttgtatcttcatggtccaacagtccgaccaaagtacatagtccgggtgTCCGGATACCCCCCTATCCAGgaatcccttagtagcccctgaaccaggcttcaatgacgatgagtccggcacgcagattgtcttcggcatggcaaggcaggttccatctccgagtactccaagataaattccaaacacaaggaccgtgtccggctctgcaagacaaacttcacataccaccatagagagaacagtaatccacgaatctaatacgctgacaactcttcgtagcgtgacatcacgccacggcccagcTTTTATCCGAACCATTTTTTATAACCAGCCATCGCACACATTGCGAGgcagtttctttggcacgtcttgtcaaagcagagatcgtgtcccccttatcgcgggattctcatcaatacgggtgtgggtaacccaaccgcaccaccaaACGTGGTGAGTGGGGAACAAGCAGGTTTcattaggcaagcggggaggcgcagaGTTTCATTGCCTCTATAAAGAGGAAATGCCCCTTCCTTTTTACCCACACCTTCTccttttgctcatccattctctttTGCTTGAGCCCTAACGCCCGAGCATTCATCTTCTCCACCAACGAAGGTTCTTCCGaaaatgtccagatccggagcaggaggcaagtggatggcctctaccgtccaggagaaggatatcaaaaagcttcgggagaccGAGTACCTGGCCCAGAAAATTGGCCACCGCCTTCCggcggcgggacagattgtccctactctaGAGTcctacgagagggtcgtgttcctccctcgttttgtccgcgggctcgggtttccccttcacccatttgtttgcggcatcatgtattattacgggatcgatttccttgatctatcccccaattccttcctcaacatctcgacgtttattgttgtgtgcgaggcctttctccgcattgcgccacacttcggcttatggctgaagatcttcaatgtgaagcccaaggtggtgaacaacgagcacgccgagtgcggaggtgccatggtgagcaggatacccaaggtcacatggccgacaggtactttcaatgattctgtcaaggagtggtagcaacagtggttctatatcactaagCCGCGCGGCCAAAAGTGGGTCGCAgctcctgagttccgatccggagcccctttgtggctcacgtcctggcccgagaagggcttgaactggtcTTCATCTGACGAGCTGTCGGTGATCCAGACACGTGTCAAAGGTATGGAAGAAAAGGCCGTCAAGCTTGttgacatagtccaggtgatgctggtctgCCTGGTTCTTCCCTGTCAGCAttgagcctgcaatttgtgggagcacggcccggccgagcaccagaccctgcgggaactttatggctcctcacacaaggacatctggaaggtgctttttaagtccggcaaaccatggTCGGACTCCGCtgcggaccgcgggtaccaactgtcccgccccgcaagtcCGGTAAGTAGCCATTATATTTTGTCCGTCCATATGTTTCATTGTCATATCCCGTGGAAGATGCCCTAACGTGCTTCCCGCAATTCTCTgagggatggacgaagaaggcggggcggatacacTGTCCAGCCCCGCTGCTAGAAGAACCAgccggacctcttctaacgaagatgctgttcccggcgccttacaaggcgccaaagaaagaggcccacaaagaggccaaggagatCAGGGGTGGCCTGCGTCGTCGTGGGGCTtctgacacaaaatccgaagactccaatacaTCTCTCccctctgaagaggaagaggatgaggaagaTGAATCCaccacggggggaggaaagaaaaggacggcctcctcatctctggaggccgaattgcccaagaggggaaaaactctcctGCCAGAGGCGTCCACTacggctaccgacagcagcccggagtgggatcccagggcccagcccctggaaaaccTGTAAGTGCACAAAATCCGAACACGTCTATGCTTCCAGGATTACCAAGGCATAGATAAATTAATTGGTGCCATACTTTTTGCAGCCCGGCTAGGTCTCGCGCCAAACagtcctcatcagaggattcgttgagctcagaTGCCCTTAAGAGCGAGACACCTCAGAGGGCCCTTTCCCCGAAGCTCTggcatgacaccgaggtgtcgtcccaaaaggaGCAAAATCAGGAGGGGCATACCTCAGGGGCCGGATACACGGGAGCGGCGGCTCCACTGGGTGTCGATGGCGGGGGCGATCTTGGACTCGGCCCTCAGCCGGACACAGTCCCTGAGACCTTTGAGGCTCCGGGTTCAGACGGGCAGCTCCCCTTGACTAGAGGAGGTGATCCTGCTCCACCAGTGACC contains:
- the LOC119275488 gene encoding GDSL esterase/lipase At5g45910-like isoform X1; protein product: MATKMRKLPSAVLLLLLVANLGWAWALIPSSPAGLSARRYDSIFSFGDSYADTGNNPVVFAANSVFNLVTRPPYGSTFFGRPTGRNSDGRLIIDFIAQRLGLPLVSPSLAHNGSFRQGANFAVGGATALDAAFFHDGSDPGNKFPLNTSLGVQLQWFEALKPSLCRTTQGWHFSKCEAFFGRSLFFVGEFGVNDYHFSFPTKSLQEITAFVPEMIRAISMAIERLIKHGATSFVVPGTIPSGCTPHILSSFAKDDPAEYNSTTGCLEDYNKLGMHHNLLLQEALEKLRGRHPDAMIVYADLFGPIIDMVESPRKYGFEDVLTNCCGGPGALICGDQGAHVCEKPAARLFWDVAHLTEAAYRYIADGWLGSIDSPATARESRYQLVR
- the LOC119275488 gene encoding GDSL esterase/lipase At5g45910-like isoform X2; the encoded protein is MATKMRKLPSAVLLLLLVANLGWAWALIPSSPAGLSARRYDSIFSFGDSYADTGNNPVVFAANSVFNLVTRPPYGSTFFGRPTGRNSDGRLIIDFIAQRLGLPLVSPSLAHNGSFRQGANFAVGGATALDAAFFHDGSDPGNKFPLNTSLGVQLQWFEALKPSLCRTTQECEAFFGRSLFFVGEFGVNDYHFSFPTKSLQEITAFVPEMIRAISMAIERLIKHGATSFVVPGTIPSGCTPHILSSFAKDDPAEYNSTTGCLEDYNKLGMHHNLLLQEALEKLRGRHPDAMIVYADLFGPIIDMVESPRKYGFEDVLTNCCGGPGALICGDQGAHVCEKPAARLFWDVAHLTEAAYRYIADGWLGSIDSPATARESRYQLVR